In Streptomyces nojiriensis, the sequence CCGCCTGTGGCCCGTCCGCCCGGAGCGCGCCTTCGCGGGCCGCCGAGCGCGAAAGCTCCACCAGGGCCAGCGGGTTGCCCGCGGCGGTGTCCAGCACACGGCGCCGGGCGGCTCCCAGGGGCGGATCCGGCTGCGCGCCGATCAGCTCCTCGGCCTCGTCCGGCGACAGCGCGGGCACCTCCAGCTCCGGGACCGACCGGTCCAGCCACTCCGGCCGGCACGTACCGCGCGAGGCGACGAGCAGCCCGATCGGCTCGCCCGCGAGACGCCGGGCGAGGAACCCCAGGACCTGGCAGCTCCCGGGGTCGATCCACTGGGCGTCGTCGACGGCGAGCAGTACCCGCCCGGCCGAGGCGACGTGCGAGACCAGGGTCAGTACGGCCAGGCTCATCATCATGGGGTCCGGCGGCGTCGGGTCGTCGCCCAGGCCGAAGGCGGCCATCAGGGCGCCGTGCTGACGGACCGGCAGGTCGTCGGCCCGGTCCAGCACGGGCAGCAGCAGCTGGTGCAACCCCGCGAAGGCCAGCTCGGTCTCCGCCGCGTTGCCGCGCACCCGCAGCACCCGGGTCCCCGCCGCGAGCGCGTCGTCGGCGGTCATGTCCAACAGCAGGGTCTTGCCGACCCCGGGCTCCCCGAGCAGCAGCAGCGACGCGCTGGCCGCCCGCGGTGACAACGCGGCGGCGATGGCCGCCCGTTCTTCCTGACGCCCGATCAACACGATTGTTCCGAACCTTCTCAGCAGGAGGACATCCGCCGTTCGTACACAGGGGCGGACGGCACTCCGGCGAGCATAGTCGGGCCGTGCCATGGTTCTGACCGGGCGTAACGCACGTCACGGACGCCCGTGGGCCGCACGGCGCCCGGGCGTATCAGGGGCCGCGCCAGATGTTGGCGAACGCCGCGTTCTCGATGGTCCGCCGCTGCCGTACGGCCTCCAGCTCCATCACCGCGTCGCTGACGACGGCCAGGACGGTCGTCACCGCCTCGTCCCCCGGGCGCGGTTCGGCCTCGGGGTCACCACTGCCGATGCCCACGACCGAGGCGAGGGCGGCGAGGACGGGCTCTTCCTCCTCCTGGCGGCTCAGCGCCCGGCGGCGGGCGGGCGTATCGGCCACCTCCATACGGTCGCTCCCGAAGGGCAGCAGGCCGCGCCGTCCCCGCGTCAGCTCACCGGCTTCCTCCAGAGCGGCCTGGTACGCCGCGGACAGATCACGCCCGCGGCGCCACAGCCAGTCGTCGACCCGCTCGTACGGCATCTGGCGGGTGAGCGCCGACGCGGCCTCGGCCAGCAGGGGGTCGTGCAGTTCCTGCTCCCCGCCGGGCACGATGCGGTCGCCGTCCAGTGCGGCGGCCTGCGCGTCGAGAAGGTCGATCAGCTCGGCTCCCGCGAGGGCGAGCGACAGGTCGCCCTGCCCGACGGAACGGTCCGGCGGCGGGTCCATGGCGATGATGAACAGGTCTTTCGCCGTGCTCATGAACGGCTCCCCTCGCGGTCGTCGGAAGGCGCGGATACCGGGGGCCAGCCGGCCGCAGGGACCAGCTGATCACCTTCCTATGGTCGCACCAACGCCCGCGACGGCCCGCTGGTTCCCGGATCCACCCGGACGGCCTAGATCTCCAGCAGGGCCTGGGCGACGTAGCCGCCCGGCCGGACGCCGCCGGGGACCACGAACAGCGACGAGGCCTCGTGGACCAGGTACCGGCCGAGGGCGTCGCCGCGGGCGAGGCGCTGCTGGACGGGCACGAAGCCGGTGCGGGGGTCGGACTGCCAGGCCACGAAGAGCATCCCGGCGTCCGGCGTGCCGTCCGCGCGCAGGCCGTCGTAGTACGACCAGCCGCGGCGCAGCATCGTCGCGCCGCCGTTGGCGCCGGGGGCGGCCAGCCGGATGTGTGCGTTGTGCGCGATCACCGGGACGCCGTCCGGGCGGTTGGCCGTGAGGTCGGGGGCGGTGTGTTCACCGCCGCCGGTGAGGGGGGAGCCGTCGGCGGCGCGGCGTCCGAGGGCCTGTTCCCGGTGCTCCTGCGGGAGGGTGTCCCAGTGGTCGAGGAGCATCCGGATCCGGCGGACCACCACGTACGAGCCGCCCGCCAGCCACGGCGGCGCACCGGGGGCGGTCACGAGGATCCGGTCGCGCGCGGCGGCATCGGCGGGGGAGGGGTTGGCGGTGCCGTCGAGCTGTCCCATGAGGTTGCGGTGCGTGGGCGCGGT encodes:
- a CDS encoding GOLPH3/VPS74 family protein — encoded protein: MSTAKDLFIIAMDPPPDRSVGQGDLSLALAGAELIDLLDAQAAALDGDRIVPGGEQELHDPLLAEAASALTRQMPYERVDDWLWRRGRDLSAAYQAALEEAGELTRGRRGLLPFGSDRMEVADTPARRRALSRQEEEEPVLAALASVVGIGSGDPEAEPRPGDEAVTTVLAVVSDAVMELEAVRQRRTIENAAFANIWRGP